In Mycoplasma sp. Mirounga ES2805-ORL, a single window of DNA contains:
- a CDS encoding sodium:proton antiporter, with protein MILSLALILGLGFLVGFLFKKMYLPPLIGMIIVGVVIGPHELSLIDSSVLDISSELRSIALIIILTRAGLKLKTTDLKQIGRSAILMSFLPATFEIIAITLLAPVLFPNLNYTSAALMGTVLAAVSPAVIVPTMLKIIRERYGENKKVPHLVLAGASVDDIYTIIIFYTLLSFLTNNSIDAWTIIKAPLSIFIGVFLGILVGWIFGLFFNKFNILTIFKVILMIVFSFTVFGIEKEWGYWVPISSLLSIISMSIALQKTSKKGVVDIEKSYSNMWVIGEIILFTLVGATVNLSSLESNWWMLIILITIALLARGIGVLLSLIKTGLNIKEKIFCLISYIPKATVQAAIGSIALSAGLSSGQLVLSAAVISILFTAPLGALLIEFLYKKLLAKDNIIEEFNNNQSPPSEIKNFNMQTTVKKEL; from the coding sequence ATGATATTAAGTCTTGCTTTAATTTTAGGTCTAGGTTTTTTAGTTGGTTTCCTTTTTAAAAAAATGTATCTTCCACCATTGATTGGAATGATAATTGTTGGCGTTGTAATTGGGCCACATGAACTTAGTTTAATAGATTCTTCCGTTTTAGATATTTCCTCAGAGTTAAGATCTATAGCATTAATTATTATTCTAACTAGGGCAGGTTTAAAACTAAAAACCACAGATTTAAAACAAATTGGTAGATCAGCCATTTTAATGTCGTTTCTACCCGCCACATTTGAAATAATAGCAATAACATTATTGGCTCCGGTGTTATTTCCTAACTTAAACTATACAAGCGCTGCATTAATGGGCACAGTTTTAGCTGCCGTGTCTCCAGCAGTTATAGTACCAACAATGCTTAAAATAATTAGAGAAAGATATGGCGAAAATAAAAAAGTTCCGCATTTAGTTTTGGCTGGAGCTTCAGTTGATGACATATATACAATTATTATTTTTTATACATTATTAAGTTTTTTAACAAATAATTCAATTGATGCTTGAACAATAATAAAGGCACCTTTGTCAATATTTATAGGTGTATTCTTAGGCATTTTAGTGGGTTGGATTTTTGGGTTGTTTTTTAATAAATTTAATATTTTAACCATTTTTAAAGTTATATTAATGATAGTTTTTTCTTTTACGGTGTTCGGCATAGAAAAAGAATGAGGTTATTGAGTTCCAATTTCATCATTACTATCTATCATTAGCATGAGTATTGCTTTGCAAAAAACATCTAAAAAAGGTGTTGTTGATATCGAAAAATCATATTCAAATATGTGAGTAATAGGTGAAATTATTTTATTTACTCTTGTTGGAGCTACTGTAAATTTATCTTCTCTAGAATCTAACTGGTGAATGTTAATTATTTTAATTACTATTGCATTATTAGCAAGAGGAATAGGGGTTTTATTATCTCTTATTAAAACAGGTTTAAATATCAAAGAAAAAATATTTTGCCTTATATCCTATATTCCAAAAGCAACAGTCCAAGCTGCTATAGGTTCAATAGCATTATCGGCAGGTTTGTCATCGGGACAATTGGTTTTATCTGCTGCCGTTATTTCTATATTATTTACAGCACCGCTAGGAGCATTACTAATTGAATTTTTATATAAAAAATTACTAGCAAAAGACAATATAATCGAAGAATTTAATAATAATCAATCGCCACCAAGTGAGATAAAAAATTTCAATATGCAAACAACAGTAAAAAAAGAACTGTAA
- a CDS encoding PstS family phosphate ABC transporter substrate-binding protein, translated as MNKKIFFLFSSVLAIPFTTTSCGFLHNSIQAPNLDKYKINKTIIAEGSSSVLPILKDVENISKGKLQYTSTGSGSGIKSINKEKGKSNNNIAITSSTKTPVWLNKDLRTITWAIDAIAIIVHLPHNLKTKDQKAPLMDMQSLIKLYKGQVVTWSELIFNLDKKSNSKVIALGRLGGKKNSGTAHGFMHTLLKYDKSILSESEKQDIENHIVLPEENKISKEPNSSAFQVVEDKEGSLTYVSLDFALKNKNSLVKIANIRVDSSTIWIPTIENVINGNYSWTRPFNAIFDTKDEEAKLFIEYILSADFQKYIEKKGFIPLNTEQLLLQNNLNKSDEELFNAIKNDSLKLNKYVSKHNCVYGLNL; from the coding sequence GTGAACAAAAAAATATTTTTCCTTTTTTCTAGCGTTTTAGCAATACCATTTACTACTACATCTTGTGGTTTTTTGCACAACTCTATTCAAGCTCCTAATTTAGATAAATATAAAATAAATAAAACAATTATTGCAGAAGGATCTTCATCTGTTTTACCAATATTAAAAGATGTTGAAAATATCTCAAAAGGAAAATTGCAGTATACAAGTACCGGAAGCGGTTCTGGCATTAAGTCTATAAATAAAGAAAAAGGCAAGAGTAATAACAATATAGCAATTACATCCAGCACTAAAACACCCGTTTGATTAAATAAAGATTTAAGAACAATTACATGAGCAATTGATGCTATTGCAATTATCGTTCATTTACCACACAATTTAAAAACAAAGGATCAGAAAGCACCGTTAATGGATATGCAATCTTTAATTAAGCTTTATAAAGGGCAGGTTGTAACGTGGTCAGAATTAATTTTTAATCTTGATAAAAAATCAAATAGTAAAGTTATTGCTTTAGGAAGATTAGGAGGAAAGAAAAATTCTGGCACGGCACATGGATTTATGCATACACTTTTAAAATACGACAAAAGTATTTTGTCAGAATCTGAAAAACAAGATATTGAAAATCATATTGTTCTTCCTGAAGAAAATAAAATAAGTAAAGAACCTAATTCAAGTGCTTTTCAAGTTGTTGAAGATAAGGAAGGTTCTTTAACATATGTTTCACTTGATTTTGCATTGAAAAATAAAAATAGTTTAGTAAAAATAGCAAACATTAGAGTAGATTCTTCTACAATTTGAATTCCAACAATTGAAAATGTTATAAATGGTAATTATTCTTGAACTCGTCCTTTTAATGCAATTTTCGATACCAAAGATGAAGAAGCAAAATTATTCATTGAATACATACTATCTGCAGATTTTCAAAAATATATTGAGAAGAAAGGGTTTATTCCGCTTAACACAGAACAGTTATTATTACAAAATAATCTTAATAAATCCGACGAAGAATTGTTTAATGCTATTAAAAACGATTCTTTAAAATTAAATAAATATGTTTCTAAGCACAATTGCGTTTATGGTTTAAATTTATAA
- the hpt gene encoding hypoxanthine phosphoribosyltransferase, whose protein sequence is MKYHIEKFIDENTINNAIVKIAKTISNEFEDKPILLVGLLKGSTIFLADLARKLKNDCEIDFMSVSSYGDKTETSGEIKILKDLDVDIKDKNVIIVEDIIDTGLTLFKIYQILKSRMPNKLKIATLLDKTSRRKCDIQVDYVGIEIPDIFVVGYGLDYAQKHRTLPYLGKVVEDK, encoded by the coding sequence TTGAAATACCATATTGAAAAATTTATAGATGAAAACACTATTAATAATGCAATTGTCAAGATTGCAAAAACTATATCTAATGAATTTGAAGATAAGCCTATTTTGCTAGTTGGCTTATTGAAGGGCAGTACTATTTTTCTAGCGGATTTGGCTAGAAAACTTAAAAACGACTGTGAAATAGATTTTATGTCAGTTTCCTCTTATGGAGATAAAACCGAAACATCTGGAGAAATTAAAATACTAAAAGACCTAGATGTTGACATTAAAGACAAAAATGTAATCATAGTTGAAGATATTATAGATACCGGTCTTACTTTATTTAAAATCTATCAAATATTAAAATCAAGAATGCCAAATAAATTAAAAATTGCTACATTATTGGACAAAACTTCACGAAGAAAATGTGATATTCAAGTTGATTATGTTGGAATTGAAATTCCAGACATCTTTGTAGTTGGATATGGTTTAGATTATGCTCAAAAACATAGAACACTACCGTACTTAGGAAAAGTTGTGGAGGATAAATAA
- a CDS encoding adenylosuccinate synthase: protein MKKYNTYVVVGTQFGDEGKGKIIDVLAPKSDYVVRFQGGNNAGHTVVAGDKKFILHLLPSGIITSKGKCIIGSGVVVDPKVLLEEIDELKSQGIETNNLLIDAKAHIIMPYHIEFDRLKELELGKNKIGTTLRGIGPCYEDKISRNGIRFADLIDPIVLREKLKWNIENKNKILKVNKLKELSFNEIYSEYLEIANKLKNKLCDCVIELNESIEKGKTILFEGAQALMLDIDYGTYPFVTSSSPTAGGVCVGAGISPKKINRIIGVMKAYLTRVGSGPFPTELKNEIGELIRTKGHEFGATTKRPRKCGWLDLVMAKYACLINGLTDIALTKIDVLTGIDKIKVAVGYKINNKIHSIFPSSFKNDSKVEVIYKEFEGWKEDISHIKKYEDLPKNCKTYIEYIEKELNTKIKMISVGPDRNQNIFRGEI, encoded by the coding sequence ATGAAAAAATATAATACATATGTTGTGGTTGGAACGCAATTTGGAGACGAGGGAAAAGGAAAAATAATTGATGTGCTAGCTCCTAAATCTGACTATGTTGTTAGATTTCAAGGGGGAAATAACGCGGGTCATACAGTTGTCGCTGGAGATAAAAAATTTATTTTGCATTTATTACCAAGTGGCATTATAACTTCAAAAGGAAAATGCATAATTGGATCCGGTGTTGTTGTAGACCCAAAAGTCTTATTAGAAGAAATTGATGAGTTAAAAAGTCAAGGAATTGAGACTAATAATCTTTTAATCGATGCAAAAGCTCATATTATTATGCCTTACCACATTGAATTTGATAGATTAAAGGAATTAGAGTTAGGAAAAAATAAAATTGGAACAACTCTTAGAGGCATTGGTCCTTGCTATGAAGATAAAATTTCTAGAAACGGAATTCGCTTCGCTGATTTAATTGATCCGATAGTTTTAAGAGAAAAATTAAAATGAAATATTGAAAATAAAAACAAAATATTAAAAGTTAATAAATTAAAGGAATTATCTTTTAATGAAATTTATTCAGAATACTTAGAAATTGCTAATAAATTAAAAAATAAACTTTGTGATTGCGTAATTGAACTAAATGAGTCAATAGAAAAAGGTAAAACCATTTTATTCGAAGGGGCTCAAGCACTAATGCTCGACATTGACTATGGAACATATCCGTTTGTAACATCTAGTTCACCTACAGCAGGTGGAGTTTGTGTAGGTGCCGGAATTTCTCCAAAAAAAATAAATAGAATAATAGGAGTCATGAAAGCGTATTTAACGAGAGTTGGAAGCGGACCATTCCCTACAGAATTAAAAAATGAAATAGGAGAACTAATTAGAACTAAAGGACATGAATTTGGCGCAACAACTAAAAGACCTAGAAAATGTGGTTGACTAGATTTAGTTATGGCTAAATATGCATGTTTAATAAACGGCTTAACTGATATAGCGCTAACAAAAATAGATGTTTTAACCGGAATTGACAAAATTAAAGTTGCTGTTGGATACAAAATCAATAATAAAATACATAGTATTTTTCCAAGCTCATTTAAAAATGATTCTAAAGTTGAAGTTATTTACAAGGAATTTGAAGGATGAAAAGAAGATATTTCACATATTAAAAAATATGAAGACTTACCTAAGAATTGCAAAACATATATTGAATATATCGAAAAAGAATTAAACACAAAAATAAAAATGATAAGTGTTGGACCTGATAGAAATCAAAATATATTTAGAGGTGAAATATAA
- the purB gene encoding adenylosuccinate lyase gives MNIYENPLCTRYASKKMKYIFSPEFKFKSWRKMWLYLAESQKELGLSFITQDQIDDLKKHLSKIDFDTARKLEKEFKHDVMAHINAFGMDAQLAKPIIHLGATSAYVGDNTDLIQIKEGLLLIKQRLLNVINELAIFSNKYKDIPCLGYTHFQPAQLTTVGKRATLWLQSFMFDLEDIENKIINLKFRGVKGTTGTQASFKELFKGSYKKVRQLDELVSKKAGFKKRQLVSGQTYDRKQDTFILQTLANIAASSAKITNDLRLLQHLNEFEEPFGQKQIGSSAMAYKKNPIKCERVSALSKFVISNELNGHLVSSSQWFERTLDDSANKRLSYPQCFLAVDSILVLLNKIIKDGTIYPKIISKNLEKELPFIATENIIMRAVEKGMDRQKVHEIIRELSMVEIKKIKMEGKENNLIHSIIQDGRLKIIEEDLKDISNPENYIGFSIQQVDDFLNEVNRIILKNKKYIISEDEEINV, from the coding sequence ATGAATATTTATGAAAACCCTCTTTGTACAAGATACGCAAGCAAAAAAATGAAGTACATTTTTTCACCAGAATTCAAGTTTAAAAGTTGAAGGAAGATGTGACTATATTTAGCAGAAAGTCAAAAGGAATTAGGCTTGTCTTTTATAACTCAAGATCAAATAGACGATTTAAAAAAACACTTATCAAAAATCGATTTTGATACAGCAAGAAAACTTGAAAAAGAATTTAAACATGATGTAATGGCTCATATAAATGCGTTTGGTATGGACGCTCAATTAGCAAAACCTATAATTCATTTAGGCGCTACTAGTGCTTATGTAGGAGATAATACTGACTTAATTCAAATTAAAGAAGGTTTGTTGCTAATTAAACAAAGACTACTCAATGTTATCAATGAGTTAGCTATATTTTCTAATAAATATAAAGATATTCCTTGCCTAGGATATACACATTTCCAACCAGCACAATTAACAACAGTTGGCAAAAGAGCAACCCTATGATTGCAATCATTTATGTTTGACCTAGAGGATATTGAAAACAAAATAATCAACTTAAAATTTAGAGGGGTAAAAGGTACAACAGGCACGCAAGCTAGCTTTAAAGAATTGTTTAAAGGATCATATAAAAAAGTTAGACAATTGGATGAATTAGTATCTAAAAAAGCAGGATTCAAAAAAAGACAACTTGTTTCAGGTCAAACATATGATAGAAAACAAGACACATTTATTTTGCAAACACTAGCTAATATAGCTGCTAGTTCGGCAAAAATAACTAATGACCTTAGATTGCTTCAACACCTTAATGAATTTGAAGAACCTTTTGGCCAAAAACAAATAGGCTCAAGCGCAATGGCCTATAAAAAAAATCCAATAAAATGCGAACGAGTTAGCGCCTTATCTAAATTTGTTATTTCAAACGAACTCAATGGGCACCTAGTAAGTTCAAGTCAATGATTTGAAAGAACCTTAGATGATTCAGCTAATAAAAGATTATCTTATCCACAATGCTTTTTAGCTGTTGATTCTATCTTAGTTTTACTAAATAAAATAATTAAAGATGGCACTATTTATCCAAAAATTATTAGTAAGAATCTAGAAAAAGAATTACCTTTTATAGCAACTGAAAATATTATTATGAGAGCTGTTGAAAAAGGAATGGATAGACAGAAAGTCCATGAAATAATCCGAGAACTTTCAATGGTAGAAATTAAAAAAATTAAAATGGAAGGCAAAGAAAATAATTTAATCCATTCAATAATTCAAGATGGAAGATTAAAAATTATTGAGGAGGATTTAAAGGATATTTCAAATCCCGAAAATTACATAGGTTTTTCAATTCAACAAGTTGATGATTTTTTAAATGAAGTGAATAGGATTATATTAAAAAATAAAAAATATATTATTAGTGAAGATGAAGAAATTAATGTTTAA
- a CDS encoding NAD(P)/FAD-dependent oxidoreductase — MYDVLIIGAGPGGIYSAYELTKKNNKLKIGLFEKGPDLETRCKGGHSIMYGFGGAGAFSDGKYNITNEFGGTLFEHIGKDTATELMEYVDKVNCEYGGSKAKLYVNTNSSLKTVCLNNDLHLLSAKVRHLGTDINQVVLGNLYKFLKNKVDIHFNNAIESIKKVDGIFYVTDEKNKIYKSKKVIISTGRSGSKWMEKISDKLNLKTKSNRVDIGVRVEVPYEVFRHLTDELYESKLVYQTKKYGDKVRTFCMNPKGFVVVENTDGLLTANGHSYDGEELQSANTNFALLVSQAFTEPFKNSNEYGESIAKLSNMLGGGVIVQRFGDLTKGHRSTKSRIDQGFLEPTLNATPGDLSLVLPKRLLDDIIEMIYTLDKIAPGTANADTLLYGVEVKFYNMEVDVNNNLETSIEGLFCIGDTSGVTHSLSHASASGVYVARYLLNQK, encoded by the coding sequence ATGTACGATGTTTTAATTATAGGAGCTGGGCCTGGAGGAATTTATTCAGCTTATGAATTAACTAAAAAAAATAATAAATTAAAAATAGGTTTATTTGAAAAAGGGCCAGATCTAGAAACTAGATGTAAAGGTGGCCATTCAATTATGTATGGTTTTGGTGGGGCAGGTGCTTTTAGCGATGGAAAATATAATATAACAAACGAATTTGGAGGGACACTATTTGAGCACATAGGCAAAGATACAGCAACCGAATTAATGGAATATGTTGATAAAGTTAATTGTGAATATGGAGGTTCTAAAGCTAAACTTTATGTTAACACTAACTCAAGCTTAAAAACAGTTTGCTTAAATAATGACTTGCACTTATTAAGTGCTAAGGTAAGGCATTTAGGTACAGATATAAACCAAGTTGTTCTTGGAAACTTATATAAATTTTTAAAAAATAAAGTTGATATTCATTTCAATAATGCTATTGAATCAATAAAAAAAGTTGATGGTATTTTTTATGTTACGGATGAAAAAAATAAAATCTATAAATCTAAAAAAGTAATTATAAGCACAGGCAGAAGCGGTAGCAAATGAATGGAAAAAATTAGTGATAAACTAAACTTAAAAACAAAAAGCAATAGAGTGGATATTGGCGTTAGAGTTGAAGTTCCTTATGAAGTTTTCAGACACTTAACAGATGAGCTCTATGAATCAAAATTAGTTTATCAAACTAAGAAATATGGAGACAAAGTAAGAACTTTTTGTATGAACCCTAAAGGTTTTGTTGTTGTTGAAAATACAGATGGTTTATTAACCGCAAATGGTCATAGTTATGATGGCGAAGAACTACAATCAGCTAATACAAATTTTGCTTTATTAGTTTCACAAGCATTTACTGAACCATTTAAAAATTCAAATGAGTACGGCGAATCAATAGCAAAATTAAGTAACATGTTAGGAGGCGGGGTTATAGTTCAAAGATTTGGAGACTTGACTAAAGGACATAGAAGTACAAAGTCTAGAATTGACCAGGGATTTCTAGAACCCACATTAAACGCTACGCCAGGCGATCTATCTCTTGTTTTACCAAAAAGACTTCTTGATGACATTATTGAAATGATTTACACATTAGATAAGATTGCTCCAGGCACAGCTAATGCTGATACATTATTATATGGAGTTGAAGTAAAGTTCTACAACATGGAGGTTGATGTTAATAATAACTTAGAAACATCAATTGAAGGTTTATTTTGCATAGGCGATACATCTGGCGTTACTCACTCATTAAGCCATGCTTCAGCTTCTGGCGTTTATGTTGCAAGATATCTTCTTAATCAAAAATAA
- a CDS encoding Fic family protein, producing MRVFDYKKIREIKCDNELVLLVSQIMEYNTRLEELVIKPDDDYSYLKTQSLVNSIQSSNKIEGIITTRSRLVKILNSNENIKTKDDKEIAGYSYVLKNINNSFKDIGLTSNIILQLHRDLYKFTKKNFGGRYKSIPNHIEEIKDGERKVRFTPLQPYEVKEAMEELCTEFIKELNSYEIHPLILIPIFILDFLCIHPFNDGNGRISRLLNSLLLYKNNFMISQYISVDKQIESNKTLYYESLRLSSAGWHENKNDYMPFIKFSLKMILGAYREFEYNIDYRNIKNKSSYKLVKEAAFNQIGSFDKKRMMEVVPSLSRSSIEKALNKLEQEKVIIKKGVGRATKYVLNGDENRQ from the coding sequence ATGAGGGTTTTTGACTATAAAAAAATTAGAGAAATAAAGTGTGACAATGAACTTGTTTTACTTGTTTCTCAAATAATGGAATACAACACTCGCTTAGAAGAACTTGTTATAAAACCTGATGATGATTATTCCTATTTGAAAACACAATCGTTGGTTAATAGTATTCAAAGTTCAAATAAAATTGAAGGAATAATAACAACAAGATCAAGATTGGTTAAAATACTTAACTCAAATGAGAATATTAAAACAAAGGATGATAAAGAAATTGCTGGATATAGTTATGTCCTGAAAAATATAAATAATTCTTTCAAAGACATTGGCCTAACTTCCAATATTATCCTTCAATTACATAGAGATTTATATAAGTTCACGAAAAAAAATTTTGGAGGTAGATACAAATCTATTCCAAATCATATTGAAGAAATTAAAGATGGTGAAAGGAAAGTAAGATTTACCCCCTTGCAACCATATGAAGTAAAAGAGGCAATGGAAGAACTTTGCACAGAGTTCATTAAAGAACTAAATTCTTATGAGATACACCCGTTAATTTTAATACCTATATTTATTTTAGATTTCTTATGTATTCACCCTTTTAATGATGGAAATGGAAGAATATCTAGACTTTTAAATAGTCTCCTTTTATATAAAAATAATTTTATGATTTCTCAATATATAAGTGTTGATAAACAAATTGAAAGTAATAAAACTCTTTATTATGAATCTTTAAGGTTAAGCAGCGCTGGTTGACATGAAAACAAAAATGATTACATGCCTTTTATAAAATTTTCCCTTAAGATGATTTTGGGAGCGTACAGAGAATTTGAATACAACATAGATTATAGAAATATAAAAAATAAATCAAGTTATAAACTTGTAAAAGAAGCAGCGTTTAATCAAATAGGTTCCTTTGACAAAAAGCGAATGATGGAAGTTGTACCAAGTTTAAGTAGATCATCAATTGAAAAAGCTTTAAACAAACTAGAGCAAGAAAAAGTTATTATTAAAAAAGGGGTTGGAAGAGCAACTAAATACGTTTTGAATGGTGATGAAAATAGACAATAA
- the rlmD gene encoding 23S rRNA (uracil(1939)-C(5))-methyltransferase RlmD: MNSNNKYKIGQILDNIKIGDLSYEARGEYRDENNHLILIDNALPEEIVKIQITHTFSKYSIAKVLKRHKDSQIRIQNNDESYIGAAPLSIISYEEQLNFKLRTINNLFKRNLDITIDSITESPKQLSYRNKITLFPKLLNNNKMALGIKDKNLNEIIIPNEYLLANVNIQKFIKFLNKKINENFDLFEIFNSCSNIILRSSNIDNKLQITINLNKEIRNINRKIKSLNVINEYNYSIIINNTKRQKITIGNDENIASIDNYKFIMNNDSFFQINEDLTPVLYKSLLDKLDLNENQIIVDAYCGIGTITLYLAQKSKKVYGLEIIPNAIKNAKQNSIINKVSNAEFIVGDVSKTISNINEKIDVVVVDPPRIGLDKNFINSIIKISPNEIGYISCNPRTLCRDLKIFKEHGYEIKYIQGFDMFPQTYHIEMVCVLYKK; encoded by the coding sequence ATGAATTCAAATAACAAGTATAAAATTGGACAAATTTTGGATAATATAAAAATTGGAGATCTTTCATATGAAGCTAGAGGTGAATATAGAGATGAAAACAATCACCTTATTTTAATAGACAACGCATTGCCTGAGGAAATAGTTAAAATTCAAATCACTCACACTTTTTCTAAATACTCAATTGCAAAAGTATTAAAAAGACACAAAGATTCCCAAATTAGAATACAAAACAATGATGAATCATATATTGGCGCGGCTCCTCTTTCGATAATTAGCTATGAAGAACAATTAAACTTTAAACTTAGAACAATAAATAACTTATTCAAACGAAACCTGGATATAACGATAGATTCAATAACGGAATCTCCAAAACAATTATCTTATAGAAACAAAATCACTCTATTTCCTAAATTATTGAATAATAATAAAATGGCTTTGGGTATAAAAGATAAAAACTTGAATGAAATTATTATTCCTAACGAATACCTTCTAGCTAATGTAAATATTCAAAAATTTATAAAATTTTTAAATAAAAAGATTAATGAAAACTTTGATTTATTTGAAATTTTCAATTCATGCTCAAATATAATTTTAAGATCATCAAATATTGATAATAAATTACAAATCACTATAAATCTAAATAAAGAAATAAGAAACATAAACAGAAAGATTAAATCATTAAATGTAATTAATGAATACAATTATTCAATTATTATAAATAATACAAAGAGACAAAAAATCACTATAGGTAATGATGAAAATATTGCAAGCATTGATAATTATAAATTCATTATGAACAATGACAGTTTTTTCCAAATAAATGAAGATTTAACTCCCGTGTTGTATAAAAGCTTGTTAGATAAACTTGATTTAAATGAAAATCAAATCATTGTGGATGCATATTGTGGAATTGGTACAATTACCTTATATTTAGCACAAAAAAGTAAAAAAGTTTATGGATTAGAAATCATACCTAATGCAATCAAAAATGCTAAGCAAAATTCTATTATTAATAAAGTTTCTAATGCAGAATTTATTGTTGGAGACGTGTCTAAAACAATATCTAATATTAATGAAAAAATAGATGTTGTAGTTGTTGACCCTCCACGTATTGGATTAGATAAAAACTTTATTAATTCAATAATAAAAATATCACCTAATGAAATAGGTTATATTAGTTGCAATCCTAGAACATTATGTAGAGATCTAAAAATATTCAAAGAACATGGATATGAAATAAAATATATTCAAGGTTTTGATATGTTTCCCCAAACTTATCATATAGAAATGGTTTGTGTCCTTTACAAAAAGTAA